Below is a genomic region from Clostridia bacterium.
TAGTTTTTTATATGAAAACTAAAATATTTGGACTTTCAAAGTAAAAACACACCCTACTGGAGTGAACCCAAAAGTTTAGACAAAATTTAATATTAAATTGCTTGAGAATGAGTTCGGTATTGTACCGGGCTCATTCCGTTTAATTTAAGAGATATTCTCTTGTTGTTGTAGTAATGTATGTATTCTTCCAGCTTCTTA
It encodes:
- a CDS encoding IS3 family transposase, whose translation is KKLEEYIHYYNNKRISLKLNGMSPVQYRTHSQAI